Below is a genomic region from Neorhizobium galegae.
CCTCCACCGACTTGCCGGTGCGCTTGGCATTGGCACCGTCGAGTTCGTCGATACGGTCGGTATGGATGCGGCCGGGAAGCAGCATGTTGCAGGTAATGCCGAAACCCGCCACTTCGGTGGCGATCGTCTTGTTCCAGCCGACCAGCGCCGAGCGCAGCGTGTTGGAAAGCGCCAGATTGGCGATCGGCTCGAAGACGCCGGAGGAGGCGACGGTCAGGATGCGGCCGAAACCCTGTTCCTTCATCTGCGGCAGGAGGGCGTTGGTGAGCGTGATGACGCGCAGCACCATGGACTGGAAGAAGATGTCGAGCTTGTCGGCGCTCATGTCTTCTGCCGTGCCCGGCGTCGGGCCGCCGGTATTGTTGACCAGGATGTCGATGCCGCCGAGCTTTTCCTTGACGGCGGTCTTCATCGCCTCGACGAAATTCTCTTCGGACAGATCGCCCCAGACCCAGTCGGCCTTTCCCTTGCCTTCGGCATTGATCGCCTTGCAATTGTCCGCCAGTCGCTCGCCGGAGCGGCCGACGAGGAGAACATGGGCGCCTTCGCTCGCCAGCGCCTTGGCGATGCCGAGGCCAAGCCCGCGCGACGAGGCGAGCACGAGAGCGCGTTTGCCGTTGAGACCGAGATCCATGATTCTGTTCCTTCCCCAATTCCTGTGATCGGTTGTCGGGCCTTTATAGCAGCGACAGAAGGCTGCGAAAGGGCGATCTTGCTTTCTGCAGTTCGGTGCCTATAACTGACGTGTACGTAAACGTAATATGAGAAAACCGAAACGCCATTTGCGCGAATGACAAGGCGGAGGACGTTTTCCCGCCTCGACAAGCCGGGGCGGTTTTGTCAAACAGGTTGCCTGAATAAAGCCGGAAGGGGCCGGCGAGCGGAGTTGGATATGAGCGAGCAAGAACTTCCTGCCCACGAATTGCCAGAGCGCGAGAGCATGGAATTCGACGTGGTGATCGTCGGCGCGGGTCCTGCGGGGCTTTCGGCCGCGATCCGCCTGAAACAGGTCAATCCGGACCTGACCGTGGTGGTGCTCGAAAAGGGTTCGGAAGTTGGCGCGCATATTCTCTCCGGCGCGGTGGTGGATCCGGTGGGCATAGACGCGCTGCTGCCCGGCTGGCGCGAGGAGGCGGGCCATCCCTTCAAGCAGCCGGTCACCGCCGACCACTTCCTGTTCTTGGGGCCGGCCGGCTCGATCCGCCTGCCGAACTTCATGATGCCGCCGCTGATGAACAATCACGGCAACTATATCGTCTCGCTCGGCAACGTCTGTCGCTGGCTCGCCGAAAAGGCCGAAGCCTTGGGCGTTGAGATCTATCCGGGCTTTGCCGCCACCGAGGTGCTCTACGACGAGAACGGCGCGGTCAAGGGCGTGGCGACCGGCGACATGGGTGTCGAGCGCAATGGCGAACCCGGCCCGGCCTTTACCCGCGGCATGGAACTGATCGGCAAATACACGCTGATCGGCGAGGGCGTGCGCGGATCGCTCGCCAAGCAGCTGATCCTGCGGTTCGACCTGCAGAAGGATCGCGAGCCTCAGAAATACGGCATCGGCCTCAAGGAACTCTGGCAGGTGAAGCCGGAAAACCATCGACCGGGCCTGGTGCAGCACTCGTTCGGCTGGCCGCTCGGCATGAAGACCGGCGGTGGTTCCTTCCTCTATCACCTGGAGGACAATCTGGTCGCCGTCGGATTCGTGGTGCACTTGAACTACAAGAACCCGTATCTCTATCCCTTCGAGGAGTTCCAGCGCTTCAAGACGCATGACGCGATCCGGGGGACGTTCGAGGGAGCAAAACGCCTCTCCTATGGCGCGCGCGCCATCACCGAGGGCGGATACCAGTCGGTGCCGAAACTGACCTTCCCGGGCGGCGCGCTGATCGGCTGTTCCGCCGGCCTCGTTAATGTGCCGCGCATCAAGGGCAGCCACAACGCCGTCCTGTCCGGCATTCTCGCCGCCGATAACATCGCGAGAGCGATCGAGGCCGGCCGTGCCAATGACGAAGTGACCGAGATCGAGACCGAATGGCGCTCGACGCCGATCGGCACGGACCTGAAGCGGGTGCGCAACGTCAAGCCGCTCTGGTCGAAGCTCGGCACCGGCCTTGGCATCGCACTCGGCGGCCTCGACATGTGGACCAACCAGCTGTTCGGCCTGTCGATCTTCGGCACGCTGAAACACGGCAACACCGACGCAGCCTCGCTGGAACCGGCGGCCCGGCACAAGAAGATCGACTACCCGAAGCCGGATGGCGTCTTGACCTTCGACCGCCTGTCCTCCGTCTTCCTGTCGAACACCAATCACGAGGAAGACCAGCCGGTCCATCTGCAGGTGAGGGACATGGACCTGCAGAAGCGCTCTGAACTGGACGTCTATGGCGGTCCCTCGACGCGCTACTGTCCGGCCGGCGTCTACGAATGGGTGGAGAAGGACGGCGAGCAGGTCTACGTCATCAACGCCCAGAACTGCGTCCACTGCAAGACCTGCGACATCAAGGACCCCAACCAGAACATCAACTGGGTCCCCCCGCAGGGCGGCGAAGGCCCGGTCTATCCGAATATGTGAGGCTCGTGCCTGTCGCGGAGTTCGATCCAGAGCGAGGCCCCAAGCAGATCACTCCGGATTACCCTCCCAAGTGCCATTCAGGGCCCAGCGTCGGCGTGGCGGAGCCTCCAGATCGGCGTGCTGCCTCCAAGCATGATCAACCTCTGCGCTGCCTCGTGCTGGACGAGAAGCGTGAGGGTTTTTTTGATCACGTCCGAGGTATTTTTGATCCCGCTGAATTCCTTGGCGTCTGCAAGTAATTTTTCGTCGACGGTTATGGTCGTGCGCATACCCTAGCCTCCGGTGGCCCACATCGGATGATGCATTTCCCATTGCGCACATGGCAATGTGGCCTCTCTACATCAGCACCCTTCTGACGCGTTCGTGATGACTGCCGCAATCGCCCGTTTAGCACTTCATTAACCATAATATTCTTAAATTCGGCGTCATCTTCTCGACGCACCAAGGACACATTCATGTCGATTTCCCGTCGCGGCTTTCTTGGCGGTCTGCCGCTTCTGCTTGCCGGTTGCGCTTCCACCATCAACGATCAGACGAATTACGCAGCACTGCCGAACGAACAGTTTCCGCTGAAGACCGTACCGGTCGAGAACATCAAGCCGGAGCTGCGCCGCACCGAAGTCGCCTATGTCACCCCGTATGCCGCCGGCTCCGTCGTCGTCGATACGCCGGCCCGCCGCGCCTATTATATTCTCGGCAACGGCCGCGCGATCCGGTATGGCGTCGGCGTCGGCCGTGCCGGACTGGCGCTTGCCGGCAATGCCTACGTCGGCCGCAAGGCCGAATGGCCGACCTGGACCCCGACCGCAAACATGCAGCGCCGCGAGGAGCGATACCGGAAACTCGCAGGCGGCATGCCTGGCGGCCCGAACAATCCGCTTGGCGCCCGCGCCATGTATCTCTATCGCGGTGGTAACGACACGCATTTCCGCATCCACGGCACCAACCAGCCGCAATCGATCGGGCTTGCCATGTCGAGCGGCTGCATCCGCATGATGAACCATGACGTCGTCGATCTCTACAGCCGCGTCAATGTCGGCGCCAAGGTCGTCGTCATCCAGGCCTGATCCACCGCCAGGCCGCTAAGAAAGTCCGCCGTTTCAGCCACGGCGGGCTTTCTTTGTTTCTTTTCACAACACGGCGCTCAGAAGCCCGAGAGCACGAGCTTGCCCTTGGTTCGGTTGCTTTCGATCATCGCATGGGCTTTCTTCAGGTTCGCGGCGTTGATCGGTCCCAGGGTTTCGGCAAGCGTCGTGCGGATCTTTTTGGCATCGACCAGTTCGGCGACGTGGTTCAGGAGCTTGTGCTGCTCGATCATGTCCGCGGTCTGGAAGACGGCCCGGGCGAACATCATTTCCCAATGCACTGACAACGCCTTGCTCTTGAATGCGCGCAGGTCCATCGGCTCCTTCGGGTCGTCGATCAGCGCCAGGCGGCCCTGCGGAGCGATCAACTCCAGGATATCCTTGAGATGATTTTCCGTGTGGGTCGTGGAGAAGACGAAGGCGGGCGCGCCGATCGCCATCTGGGCAAGCTGCGGCGCCATCAGCTTGGAATGGTCGAGCACATGATGGGCTCCGAGTTCCTTGATCCACGCTTGCGTCTCCGGCCGCGATCCGGTGCCGATCACCGTCACGTCGGAAAGTTCGCGCAGGAGCTGGATGGCGATCGAGCCGACCCCGCCGGCGCCGCCGATGACCAGCACCGCGTTCCAGGCGCCCGCCACCTTGTCCTGCACCTTCAAGCGATGGAATAGCGCCTCATAGGCGGTGATCGCCGTCAGCGGCAGGGCGGCAGCCTCTTCGAAGCTCAGGGTCTTCGGCTTGAAGCCGACGATGCGCTCGTCGACCAGGTGGAATTCCGCATTGGTGCCCGGCCGGTTGATCGCGCCGGCGTGGTAGACCTCGTCGCCGGGCTTGAAGAGCTTGACGCCTGGGCCGACCGCCTTGACCACGCCGGAAGCATCATAACCGAGGATCCGGTGCTGGCCGGGTTCGACCGCAGCCGAGCGGCGCACCTTGGTGTCGACCGGATTGACCGAGACCGCCTTGATCTCGACGAGCAGGTCGCGGCCCGCCGCCTCCGGCATGGGCAGATCGATGTCGATCAGCGAGGTTTCGGCTGTGATGGGCTGGGGCGTGTTGAAGCCAACGGCGCGCATGGAACGTCTCCTTGGTTTGTGTCCTGTTGTCCGGAGACTAGATGGCTCCTATGTTCAAGGAGCGCAAGAATGCACATTTTTGGTCTATAGTACCGAAAAGTATACCGTGAAAGGACGCTTCCGATGTCGAAACCCCGTGCCAAGCTGACCGACAATTTCCCCGGGTGCCCGGTCGAAACGACGCTGAGTTTCCTCGATGGAAAATGGAAGGGCGTCATCCTCTATCATCTGCTGGAAGAGGGCACGCTTCGCTTCAACGAGCTGCGCCGCCGCATTCCGGCGGTCACCCAGCGCATGCTGACCAAGCAGCTCAGGGAGCTGGAAGAGGCGGGACTGTTGACGCGCACCATATTCCCGGTCGTGCCGCCGCGTGTCGATTATGCGCTCACCCCGATCGGTCTGAGCCTCGAACCGGTCATCACCGCGCTCCGCATCTGGGGCAAGACCCATTTCGTCTGCGAGAATGGCAGAAGATACATGATGATGCCGGAGGAAAAGGTCGCGTCGAAGGCGGCTTAGACATCGAAGCGCTGCGTGTTCACGCGGACTCTAACGAAGACGGCAGCGCGAGCCGCCCCCTCATCCGACCCTTCGGGCCACCTTCTCCCCGCTGGGGAGAAGAGGGAAACTGCCGCGCCCTCTCGGTTATCCTCTCCCCTCGGGGGGCCGAAGGACGGGTCGAGACCGTTGGCTCGACCCCGGTTGTCCGCCGAGCGACAGCGGAGGCGGGGTGAGGGGGATACTTGCTCTCAGCCCGCCGCGATCTTCCGGTCGAGCACCGCAGATACCGCGAACACCCCAAAGCCCAACAGCGAGAGCACCGCACCCACAAAACCGGTCGCGGCAAACCCCCAGCCCCAGGCAATCACCAGCCCGCCCAACCAGGCGCCGAGCGCGTTGGCGACGTTGAAGGCCGAATGGTTGGAGGCGGCGGCCAGCGTCTGCGCGTCGGCGGCGACGTCCATCAGCCGCGTCTGCAGGGCAGGGCCCGCAGCGAAGCCGCAGCCGATCAGGAAGACGCAGAGGCAGAGCACGACGGGATATTGCGCCCACAGCCCGAAGGCGCCCATGACGATGACGTTGAACACCATGACGCCGCCGATCGTGCCCTTGAGCGACACGTCGGCCAGCCGCGAGCCGACAATATTGCCGACATTCATGCCGATGCCGAACAGTGTGAGCACGATCGCCACCATGCTGACCGACATTCCGGCCGTCACCGTCGTGGTCGAGGCGATGTAGCTGAACACCGAGAACATGCCGCCGAAACCGACCGCCGCGATGCCGAGCGTCAGCCATACCTGCGCGCGGCCGAAGGCGCTCAGCTCGCGCCAGATGCTGGCGCCCTCATGCACCTTGTCGCGCGGCTGGAAATACCAGAGCAGCGCCACCGTCACGACGCCGATGCCGCCGACCAGGAAGAAGGCGGCGCGCCAGCTGAGCACCTGGCCCATGAAGGTGGCGATCGGCGTGCCGACCAGGGTCGCGACGGTGAGACCGAGCATCACCCGGCCGACGGCGCGGGCGCGCTTGTTGGGCGGCACCATCGAGGCGGCGACGAGAGCCGCGACGCCGAAATAGGCGCCATGCGGCAGGCCGGTAATGAAGCGCAGCGCGGTAAAGCTCCAGAAGTCCGGTGCCATGGCGCTCAAGATGTTGCCGAGCGCGAACACCGTCATCAGGATCAGCAACAGCGACCGCCGCGTCATCCGGGCAGCGGCGACCGCGATGATCGGCGCACCGATGACGACGCCGAGAGCATAGGCGCTGATCACGTAGCCTGCCATCGGAATGCTGACCTGATAGGTGGAGGCGACATCCGGCAACAGGCCCATGATCGCGAATTCGCCGGTGCCGATGCCGAAGCCTCCGACCGCCAATGCGATTTCGATCAGGATGACGGCGAGCCGCGAAAGAGCGGGTGCACTATCAAAGTCTTGGGCTTCCGAACGGTCCCGTGCGGAGTGAAAATCGGCGGCAGTATCGGTCATAATGTTGAATCTGCTGGAAAAAGACGCGGGTAGGATGTGGGAGACATCCACCCGCTCTGGAGGTGAGCGGGTCATCGAAATGACCGGTCTTCAGGCTAACATGGCATTGTGCGTTGCGGTAGTATCCGCCATTTATTCAGGTGCGCCTTCACGGGATTGTGAGTTTTTTCCTGAAGCGGCGGCGCGCTTGTTGATAAAGCTCCGGGTCGCAACCATTTCTCTGATGGGCCGTTGTCCCGCGCCAAATCCGCTCCTCTGCAAGCGAGATCAGATGAACCTCTTTGCCGTCTTCAACCGCGATGGCGGTACCTTCCGAACCACCGATATGGACGCCTATTGCGCTCGAGCTGCCGAGACGTTCAAGGCGGCCGGTCACGAGATCGAATGCCACGTGGTGTCCGGCAAGGACGTGGTCTCGACCATGGAAAAGGCGGCCTCGACGACCGGCGTCGAAGGGCTGATCGCCGGTGGCGGGGACGGAACGATCTCTGCGGCCGCGGGCATCGCCTGGAAAAGCGGCCTGACGCTCGGCGTCGTGCCGGCCGGCACCATGAACCTTTTCGCCCGCTCGCTGCGACTGCCGCTCGATATCTGGCAGGTGCTGGATGCGCTGGCCGATGGCACGCCGGAAAACATCGACATCGCCAGCGCCAACGGCAAGAGCTTCGTGCACCAGTTTTCTGCCGGCATGCATGCGCGCATGGTGCGATACCGCAATTCGATGACCTTCGCTTCGCGGCTGGGCAAGATACGCGCGAGCACGCGGGCGGCGATCGGCGTCATGTTCAATCCGCCGGAATTCGAGGTGGAGTTCAACGCCGGCGGCAAGATCGGGCACCGCAAGGTCTCGGCGATTTCCGTCTCCAATAATGAATTCGGCCGCGATCCGCTGATGTTCGCCGACAGTCTGACCGGCGGCCATCTCGGCTTCTATGTCGCCGATCCGCTGACGCCGGCGGGCGTGGCGCGGCTGACCTTCGACATCATGCGCGGCCGGCTGAAGGAAAACGCGGCCGTCACGGCGATGACGGCGACCGAACTGGAACTGCACTTCCCCCGCGAGCGTCACGATATCCGCTGTGTTATCGACGGGGAACTGCTGCCCATGGACCGCGACGTGCTCCTGAAGATCCATGCCGGCGAGCTGACCGTGCTGGTCAACAAGCCGCAGGAGCGCGTGACACAGGAAGGGGACGGCAGCGGCATCTGAGCGGGTTCGCGGCGGTAGCCGAACCGTTCTGCCGCCGCTTCAGATGGATGAAACGACCCGATTTCGCCCGAGCGATTTTGCCTCGTACAGGTTTACATCGGCGGCTCTGAGACATTCATGAGGATCGAAGCCCGAAGCGCAGTGGATAGCTCCTATGCTGGCCGATACCGGCACACTCGATCTTGAGGCGGAGCGCACATCCAGGCCTTCGATGAGTTCACGGATATCCTCGCACCACCTCAACATCTCGTCGACGGTCAGGCCACCTTGAAAGAGAGCGAATTCTTCGCCTCCGAGGCGGCCCGCTATATTGAATTGCCCGTCATACGTGGCGAGTATCTGCCCGGTGCGGCGAAGGACCTCGTCACCGGTTGCATGACCGTGGCGATCGTTGATCGATTTGAAATGGTCGAGATCCAGAAAAAGAAGGGCTCCGGTTACGCCCTCCCGGCTGAAGGTCTGCAGTTCCTCCAAAAAGGCACTGTGGTTCAACAGCCCGGTCAATCCGTCCTGGCGAGACTGCCGCTGAAGTTCCTCGTAGGCGGCGGCCAGTTTCGTGAGTGCGTCAGAGGCCATGGCTTCCGCACGTCGGATTCGTTCTGACTGGCTGAAAAGCACGGCCGAGGCGGGAATCGAGATAGCAAGCGGGCAAACGATGGTCATCACCAAGCCGGCCCCGGCTACTTCCCCGCCCAACATCGGAACGAAGGCAAATGACAGGGCCAGAGAAGCGAGTAGGGACAAGAGGCCGGTAAAGAGTGACTTGGCGATAACAATACGCATCGGATGTGCCGCAAGACTTCAAATATCCAGCTTCCTTAGGCTCCATGAATTTAAGATAGGTTGAAACATTCGCTTAAACATCGATCGTGTGCGGCCAATGCCTAATCCCGCCACCGGAGATCGCGGCATCTGGGCGAGTCCGAGGCCCGCAATACAACCTCTTGCCTCCGCTTGTTCATATCTCGTTAAGTGGGGAGCATTAGATTTTCAACCATTGATAGAATCATTGGTTGGTCTGGCCATGAAGCGCCCGGCAAATCGCGGCAATGCCCATCAGGGGTGGTGCGTCGCGGACGAGGACCGGCATGACTTCAATCTCCGTCGTTCAACCTGCGGCTTTGCTGATCCTTCAGCAGGCGAACGCCCAGCCTGCCGAAACTGACGAAGACAAGGAAAAGAAAGCCGATCTCGTCCAGGTGGCGAACGGTATTACCGGAGAGCCCGCTGAAGAGACGCTGAAGGCGGCCTTTGCGATCAGCGTCGCGTTCATGGAGCTGGACGCCAAGGGCGAGCTGGCCGTCGAAGCGATGGAGTTCATCGACTCGGATCAGTTCAAGGTCACCGACCTGAGCGTTAAGCAGACGCTGAAGCAGCTGATTTCCGAAAACGGATGGCAATTCATGCAGCTGGTGAAGCAGCAGCAGGAGGCCTACGACGGCGCCATCTCACGCGAGAATCTGTTCGCGATCGTGCTTCCCCAGATGATCGTCAAGAACCGTGAGCGTTTCACCGAGGACGAGATCGAGCTTTCGGTAAGGTTCGAGGACAAGAGCGGCATCATCGTCTTCATTCCCGACAGTGAGGGCAACAGCACCTATAGCGACCTGATGGAAGCTTTGGAGCAGGAGGAGATCAACGCCGCCAAGACCGGAGACGGGACGGCCCTAGGTGAGCTCAACGCGGAACTCGGTTCCTATACTGCCGCCTGGAGTCAGGCATTCGGCTTCAAACCGGGCGATGTCTACATGTTTGTTGATGTCAAAGACATTCTCTACGCACCATGGATGAAAAAGGCATAGGCCTAAATCCTAGATCCGAGGCAGATAGGTCTGGTAGTCGAAATCCGAGACCGTGCGCAGGTAGGTGATCGCCTCCTTGCGCTTCGTGTCGCCATAGAGCTTCTGATAGCGCGCGCCAAACACGTCGGCGATGAAGGGCGAGGCGGAAAACTCCTCGACCGCCGTCAGGAAATCGTGCGTCAGCTTTTTCGTGCCGGCCGGCGGCTCCTTGCCCGGTTCGGTCGCAGGACCCGGATCCAATGTTTCGTCCAATCCTAAAAGCATGCCGCCGAGAATGGCGGTGAGCAGCAGGTACGGATTGACGTCGGCGCCGGCGACGCGGTGTTCGATGCGGGCGGCCGGCCCTTGGGCGTCCGGAACGCGCACCGCAGTCCCCCGATGACCGTAGCCCCAGTCGATATCGACCGGCGCGAAGGATCCCGGCTGGAATCGCCGGTAGGAATTGGCAAACGGCGCGAAGATCAGCTGCGCATCCCGCATCGTCTTCAACATTCCGGCGCAGACGGATTTCAGCCGCACCGGATCGCCACCCCTGGCGTCCAGCACATTGTTGCCGTCTCGGTCGATGATGCTCGCATGCACATGCAGGCCGGAGCCCGCATGCTCTGCATAGGGTTTTGCCATGCAGGTGGATTTGAGCCCATGCTTCCTGGCTGCCTGCTCGGCGATGCGCTTGAGATAGATGCAGTCGTCCGCCGCCGCCAGCGCATCGGCGCGGTGCAGGAGGTTGATCTCGAACTGCCCGGGGCCGAATTCCGCGGTCGTCGCATCCGCGGGCAGTTCTTGGAGTTTCGCCCAGGCCCGCACCGTCTGCAGATAGTCGTCGAGCGCATCGACGGCCCTCATGTCGTAGAGCTGGAAGCCGTTCGGCTCGCCGCGATACATGAGGCTGGCCGGCGGGCGCGGCCTGCCCGTTTCGCGCCAGTCGTCCTCGATCACGTAGAATTCGAGCTCGGTCGCCACGACCGGCGTCAGGCCACGTTCGTCAAAGCGCTTGAGAAGGGCTGCGAGAATGGCGCGGGGATCCATGAAGGAAGGCGTGCCATCGAATTCGTGCATGGTCGAGAGAACCTGCTTCGACCCTTCTGGCGCCCACGGCATTGGCGCGAGACTGCGCCGATCGGGAAGGCAGACCCCGTCCGGATCGCCGACCGACAGCGACAGGCCGGTGATGTCGTCGTTGTCGTCGCCCCAGATATCCAGCGATTGGGTGGAGGAGGGCAGGCGCACCGTGCCGTCCCAGACCTTCTTTTCGGCCTCGATCGGGATCTGTTTGCCGCGCAGGTCGCCGTTCATGCCGACGAGCAGGATTTCGATGCGGGGCGGGGCGGTCTCTAGGGCCATGAGGAATGTCTTTTGACGGGTGTTGCGGAACTCTGTTCGTAACCGATAAGAATTGACGGCACAATCTGAGGCAGAGAGACAGTCATGACCGATATGCAGCCGCTTTCCAATCTCGCCGCAATCGATGCCGCCCATCACCTGCACCCGTTCTCGGACATGAAGCAGCTGAACGCCAAGGGCGCTCGGGTCATCCAGCGCGCGGAAGGCGTCCATATCTACGACTCGGCGGGCAGGAAATATCTCGATGCGTTTGCCGGCCTCTGGTGCGTCAATGTCGGTTACGGCCGTAAGTCGATCGCCGATGCCGCCTACAGGCAGATGCAGGAATTGCCCTATTACAACACCTTCTTCGGCACCACGACGGAGCCAGCGGCATTGCTCGCCCAGAAGATCGCCTCCCATACCGGCGAAAACCTGAAGCGCGTCTTCTTCACCAATTCCGGCTCGGAAGCGACCGACACCTGGTTCCGCATGGCGCGGGTCTACTGGAAGGCTTTGGGCAAGCCGGAAAAGACCTTGGTCATCGCCCGCAAGAACGCCTATCACGGCTCGACCGTCGCCGGCGCCTCGCTCGGCGGCATGAAGCTGATGCACGAACAGGGCAACCTGCCGATCGAGGGCATCCATCACATCAACCAGCCCTATTGGTATGCCGAGGGCGGCGATCTTTCGCCTGCGGAATTCGGCCTGAAGGTCGCCCGCGAGCTGGAGGCGAAGATCGACGAACTCGGCGAGGAGCGCGTCGCAGCCTTCGTCGCCGAACCGATCCAGGGGGCAGGGGGCGTTATCATTCCGCCGGAAACTTACTGGCCGGAAATCGCCCGCATCTGCAAGGCACGCAACATCCTGCTCGTTTCCGAC
It encodes:
- a CDS encoding SDR family oxidoreductase, which encodes MDLGLNGKRALVLASSRGLGLGIAKALASEGAHVLLVGRSGERLADNCKAINAEGKGKADWVWGDLSEENFVEAMKTAVKEKLGGIDILVNNTGGPTPGTAEDMSADKLDIFFQSMVLRVITLTNALLPQMKEQGFGRILTVASSGVFEPIANLALSNTLRSALVGWNKTIATEVAGFGITCNMLLPGRIHTDRIDELDGANAKRTGKSVEEIRSASLKTIPAGRLGKVEEFAAAGAFLCSVPASYVTGTMLRVDGGASRSI
- a CDS encoding electron transfer flavoprotein-ubiquinone oxidoreductase, producing MSEQELPAHELPERESMEFDVVIVGAGPAGLSAAIRLKQVNPDLTVVVLEKGSEVGAHILSGAVVDPVGIDALLPGWREEAGHPFKQPVTADHFLFLGPAGSIRLPNFMMPPLMNNHGNYIVSLGNVCRWLAEKAEALGVEIYPGFAATEVLYDENGAVKGVATGDMGVERNGEPGPAFTRGMELIGKYTLIGEGVRGSLAKQLILRFDLQKDREPQKYGIGLKELWQVKPENHRPGLVQHSFGWPLGMKTGGGSFLYHLEDNLVAVGFVVHLNYKNPYLYPFEEFQRFKTHDAIRGTFEGAKRLSYGARAITEGGYQSVPKLTFPGGALIGCSAGLVNVPRIKGSHNAVLSGILAADNIARAIEAGRANDEVTEIETEWRSTPIGTDLKRVRNVKPLWSKLGTGLGIALGGLDMWTNQLFGLSIFGTLKHGNTDAASLEPAARHKKIDYPKPDGVLTFDRLSSVFLSNTNHEEDQPVHLQVRDMDLQKRSELDVYGGPSTRYCPAGVYEWVEKDGEQVYVINAQNCVHCKTCDIKDPNQNINWVPPQGGEGPVYPNM
- a CDS encoding type II toxin-antitoxin system VapB family antitoxin yields the protein MRTTITVDEKLLADAKEFSGIKNTSDVIKKTLTLLVQHEAAQRLIMLGGSTPIWRLRHADAGP
- a CDS encoding L,D-transpeptidase — protein: MSISRRGFLGGLPLLLAGCASTINDQTNYAALPNEQFPLKTVPVENIKPELRRTEVAYVTPYAAGSVVVDTPARRAYYILGNGRAIRYGVGVGRAGLALAGNAYVGRKAEWPTWTPTANMQRREERYRKLAGGMPGGPNNPLGARAMYLYRGGNDTHFRIHGTNQPQSIGLAMSSGCIRMMNHDVVDLYSRVNVGAKVVVIQA
- a CDS encoding zinc-binding alcohol dehydrogenase family protein is translated as MRAVGFNTPQPITAETSLIDIDLPMPEAAGRDLLVEIKAVSVNPVDTKVRRSAAVEPGQHRILGYDASGVVKAVGPGVKLFKPGDEVYHAGAINRPGTNAEFHLVDERIVGFKPKTLSFEEAAALPLTAITAYEALFHRLKVQDKVAGAWNAVLVIGGAGGVGSIAIQLLRELSDVTVIGTGSRPETQAWIKELGAHHVLDHSKLMAPQLAQMAIGAPAFVFSTTHTENHLKDILELIAPQGRLALIDDPKEPMDLRAFKSKALSVHWEMMFARAVFQTADMIEQHKLLNHVAELVDAKKIRTTLAETLGPINAANLKKAHAMIESNRTKGKLVLSGF
- a CDS encoding winged helix-turn-helix transcriptional regulator — protein: MSKPRAKLTDNFPGCPVETTLSFLDGKWKGVILYHLLEEGTLRFNELRRRIPAVTQRMLTKQLRELEEAGLLTRTIFPVVPPRVDYALTPIGLSLEPVITALRIWGKTHFVCENGRRYMMMPEEKVASKAA
- a CDS encoding MFS transporter, encoding MTDTAADFHSARDRSEAQDFDSAPALSRLAVILIEIALAVGGFGIGTGEFAIMGLLPDVASTYQVSIPMAGYVISAYALGVVIGAPIIAVAAARMTRRSLLLILMTVFALGNILSAMAPDFWSFTALRFITGLPHGAYFGVAALVAASMVPPNKRARAVGRVMLGLTVATLVGTPIATFMGQVLSWRAAFFLVGGIGVVTVALLWYFQPRDKVHEGASIWRELSAFGRAQVWLTLGIAAVGFGGMFSVFSYIASTTTVTAGMSVSMVAIVLTLFGIGMNVGNIVGSRLADVSLKGTIGGVMVFNVIVMGAFGLWAQYPVVLCLCVFLIGCGFAAGPALQTRLMDVAADAQTLAAASNHSAFNVANALGAWLGGLVIAWGWGFAATGFVGAVLSLLGFGVFAVSAVLDRKIAAG
- a CDS encoding diacylglycerol/lipid kinase family protein; amino-acid sequence: MNLFAVFNRDGGTFRTTDMDAYCARAAETFKAAGHEIECHVVSGKDVVSTMEKAASTTGVEGLIAGGGDGTISAAAGIAWKSGLTLGVVPAGTMNLFARSLRLPLDIWQVLDALADGTPENIDIASANGKSFVHQFSAGMHARMVRYRNSMTFASRLGKIRASTRAAIGVMFNPPEFEVEFNAGGKIGHRKVSAISVSNNEFGRDPLMFADSLTGGHLGFYVADPLTPAGVARLTFDIMRGRLKENAAVTAMTATELELHFPRERHDIRCVIDGELLPMDRDVLLKIHAGELTVLVNKPQERVTQEGDGSGI
- a CDS encoding GGDEF domain-containing protein is translated as MRIVIAKSLFTGLLSLLASLALSFAFVPMLGGEVAGAGLVMTIVCPLAISIPASAVLFSQSERIRRAEAMASDALTKLAAAYEELQRQSRQDGLTGLLNHSAFLEELQTFSREGVTGALLFLDLDHFKSINDRHGHATGDEVLRRTGQILATYDGQFNIAGRLGGEEFALFQGGLTVDEMLRWCEDIRELIEGLDVRSASRSSVPVSASIGAIHCASGFDPHECLRAADVNLYEAKSLGRNRVVSSI
- a CDS encoding glutamine synthetase family protein → MALETAPPRIEILLVGMNGDLRGKQIPIEAEKKVWDGTVRLPSSTQSLDIWGDDNDDITGLSLSVGDPDGVCLPDRRSLAPMPWAPEGSKQVLSTMHEFDGTPSFMDPRAILAALLKRFDERGLTPVVATELEFYVIEDDWRETGRPRPPASLMYRGEPNGFQLYDMRAVDALDDYLQTVRAWAKLQELPADATTAEFGPGQFEINLLHRADALAAADDCIYLKRIAEQAARKHGLKSTCMAKPYAEHAGSGLHVHASIIDRDGNNVLDARGGDPVRLKSVCAGMLKTMRDAQLIFAPFANSYRRFQPGSFAPVDIDWGYGHRGTAVRVPDAQGPAARIEHRVAGADVNPYLLLTAILGGMLLGLDETLDPGPATEPGKEPPAGTKKLTHDFLTAVEEFSASPFIADVFGARYQKLYGDTKRKEAITYLRTVSDFDYQTYLPRI
- a CDS encoding aspartate aminotransferase family protein, which produces MTDMQPLSNLAAIDAAHHLHPFSDMKQLNAKGARVIQRAEGVHIYDSAGRKYLDAFAGLWCVNVGYGRKSIADAAYRQMQELPYYNTFFGTTTEPAALLAQKIASHTGENLKRVFFTNSGSEATDTWFRMARVYWKALGKPEKTLVIARKNAYHGSTVAGASLGGMKLMHEQGNLPIEGIHHINQPYWYAEGGDLSPAEFGLKVARELEAKIDELGEERVAAFVAEPIQGAGGVIIPPETYWPEIARICKARNILLVSDEVICGFGRLGTWFGHQHFGFEPDLAPIAKGLSSGYLPIGGVLVSDRVADVMVEELGDFYHGFTYSGHPVAAAAALENIRIIEEEGLVERVRDDIGPYFAAAWKSLEDHAVVGQAESVGLIGGLQLAADKSTRRRYAKPDDIGTLVRNHCVENGLILRATGDRMLASPALTISRAEVDEVIEKLRAALDHLKDSVRE